The proteins below come from a single Miscanthus floridulus cultivar M001 chromosome 1, ASM1932011v1, whole genome shotgun sequence genomic window:
- the LOC136498297 gene encoding probable apyrase 6, whose protein sequence is MPDPTTKPPSPRPRRRRRLCGLCLGTALLALLVSALVHVVAPPPRPAPASASALFSVFIDGGSTGTRAHVFATGRDGRPDLTRSTVMRVSPGLSSFAADPARAGESLKPLIDFARDEIGGAGGAAGEAEVRLMATAGLRLLEERAQEAILASCRDVLRASGFRFEDAWAKVIPGSDEGIYAWVAANYALGRLGGDPNKTVGIIELGGASAQLTFVSDEVLPPELSYNYTFGERTYTLYTNSFLNFGQNAAQDSFHEMLRSRGSSKNGTLADPCAPRGYSRNEEVMVRMSGASRSTLENQYVDNGTGNFTECISSSLLLLQKGKEKCQYQHCHLGSTFVPELRGYFLATENFYFTSKFFGLKKSSSLSDFMFAGEQFCNQDLSTLRKKYPNRSDEHFSRYCFSMAYIVALLHDSLGVPLDDKRIEYSNQVGDIQVEWALGAFITLMQNTSLKPLHTAAESTHSNRPLFAVLGMFLLCGVLFVSRWRKPKTKIIYDLEKGRYIITRIS, encoded by the exons ATGCCTGACCCCACCACCAAACCCCCCTCGCcacggccccgccgccgccgcaggctcTGCGGCCTCTGCCTCGGCACCGCGCTCCTCGCGCTCCTCGTCTCCGCGCTCGTCCACGTCGTCGCCCCGCCGCCGCGTCCCgcccccgcctccgcctccgcgctcTTCTCCGTCTTCATAGACGGAGGCAGCACGGGCACCCGTGCCCACGTCTTCGCCACGGGGCGCGACGGCCGCCCGGATCTGACCCGCTCCACCGTGATGCGCGTCTCCCCGGGCCTCTCGTCCTTCGCCGCCGACCCGGCGCGGGCCGGGGAGTCTCTGAAGCCGCTGATAGATTTCGCGAGGGATGAGATTGGCGGCGCGGGCGGCGCCGCTGGGGAGGCGGAGGTGCGGCTCATGGCCACCGCAGGGCTGCGCCTGCTCGAGGAGCGCGCCCAGGAGGCGATCTTGGCGTCTTGCAGGGACGTACTACGAGCCTCTGGGTTCCGGTTCGAGGACGCGTGGGCCAAGGTGATCCCAG GCTCGGATGAAGGTATCTATGCTTGGGTTGCGGCAAATTATGCTCTTGGCAGACTTGGAGGGGATCCTAACAAAACCGTTGGAATAATTGAACTTGGGGGCGCTTCAGCTCAG CTTACCTTTGTTTCTGATGAAGTACTTCCACCCGAACTGTCATATAATTATACTTTTGGTGAAAGAACATACACTCTCTATACCAACAGCTTTTTAAACTTTGGTCAA AATGCAGCTCAAGACTCGTTCCATGAAATGCTGAGGTCAAGAG GCTCTTCCAAAAATGGTACACTTGCTGATCCTTGTGCTCCCAGAGGATATTCACGCAATGAAGAAGTGATGGTGAGGATGAGCGGTGCTTCAAGGTCGACATTAGAGAACCAATATGTTGATAATGGGACTGGAAACTTTACGGAGTGCATATCTTCTTCGCTGCTTTTACTGCAAAAAGGAAAGG AAAAGTGCCAGTATCAACATTGTCACCTGGGATCTACTTTCGTACCTGAGCTGCGTGGATACTTCTTGGCAACTGAAAATTTCTATTttacttcaaag TTCTTTGGACTTAAGAAGTCTTCATCACTATCTGATTTTATGTTTGCTGGAGAACAATTTTGCAATCAGGATTTGTCCACCCTTAGAAAAAAGTATCCTAATAGGTCAGATGAACATTTTTCACGGTATTGCTTCTCGATGGCATATATTGTGGCTCTACTGCATGACAGTCTTGGTGTACCACTGGATGATAAGAG GATTGAGTATTCAAACCAGGTTGGAGACATTCAGGTTGAATGGGCTCTAGGAGCTTTCATCACACTGATGCAAAATACAAGTTTAAAGCCATTACACACCGCTGCAGAATCAACCCATAGCAATAGACCATTGTTTGCTGTGCTGGGAATGTTTCTTTTATGTGGAGTACTTTTTGTATCAAgatggaggaagcccaagacgaAAATCATATACGACTTAGAAAAAGGTCGATACATCATAACACGCATCAGCTGA